ATTCATCGTATTGTTCGTTTAAGCAACCATTACGATTAATTGATAGCAATTGGAATTTATCACTTCCCACATTGTTTTGGAAGTGGCAATCCCCAAACGATAGAGATCCATTTGGGCTCTGAACAAAATCAATTAACATATTGATAAAGTTTTGGGATATGGTTTTCTCATCTGAACGCAATTGAGCCTCTCGTGCAACATTCTCAAAGATCAGGAAATAGTCATCGCCATGGACAGTGCCTGCaaggggagagagagagggaattACTGATTGGATAACATTTTCTAGCCGAGTAACCTACCAAAGTGAATGTCACTACGTTGAGACAGAATTTGGCCAATGCCCTTTTCGGCTGGATTGTCGTAGACATAGGCATAAACAGGACTTTGGCTGGACTTGCGATGAAGATCGACAGCTGTTTGTGTCTGATTCTTAAATAACACATCGGTAAACATTTGCTGCAATGGCAAATATGTATCCAGGCTGAATTTCTGATTGCCAAGATATTTGTCTCTTAGGGTCCAGGAATATTGATCCATGTGCTCGATTGTCTCTATGGTGTCGCGATAGAACAACAGATAGGGTGCCCAGTCGAACCAGCGATCATTCAGCTCGTCCAACAGTTGCCGCCCGAATGGGGGTCTCTTTTCGATTAGCAGGGCAGCATTGTAGCCACCATCTTCCGTCACATAGGAGACCATCCAAGGTACATGAGCATATTTGCCACTCTTAATGATCTCAGTGGGCGACTCGGTAAGGAAGGCTCCATCTATATCAGGCTCGACGACGGGACCAAAAGGAGTAAATGGCACATAGTTGAATATGAGAAAATGCCTTACTGCACTCACAATCTGCTGAGCATCTTTCGTTTTCAGACATTCCTTTAGGTTCAGTGATGTCAGGGAAGTGCCACAGCCCAAATATCGTCCCAGTTCGAAGGCACGTCCACGGCTGCCTTTTAGGATCACCCAAGGGTCCAGAGCGGTGCCACTAAAGGACATGGCCACCTTGGCCACTTGCTGGAAATCCTCCCTCAGCATTTGCAAATGAACCGCGGCTCCTCCAGCCGAATGACCCAGCACTAATACATTTTCTGGCTCGCCACCAAAATGAACTATGTTCTGCTTAATCCATTTGAGAGCCAAGTGTTGATCCTTCAGTCCATAATTGCCTGACAAATCCTTGTCCTCTGCACTTATGAAACCTAACGGGCCAAGGCGATAGCTGATCTTAACCAAAATAACTTGGCCAGAGCGCATTACATGGTCATGACCGTTTTGGTCAGCTCCACCAAACATAAAGGCTCCGCCATGTATGTGGGCAACAACGGGAAACGTATTCCGACTGGCGTTCTTTGGCTTGTAGATACTAACCTTAAGGCAATCTTCATCGCCAACCAGCTTGTCATCGCCTGCAGTGAATTGATTCCATTGCATGCATAGATTTGGCGGCTGAGTTGCATCAAATGGTTCCGCCCGATCCTTCCATTGCCCCCCAAAGGGTTGAGGTGGCTCAAAACGTAAATTGCCAACAGGTGGCTCGGCATACGGTATGGATTCAAAGCTCAAATAAAAACCATTATCGCGTCCCTGAACTTTACCATATTCAGGCAAATCCACAATTATGGAATCATCCGAAGTAGTTGCTTGATGCCAAAGGCATACCAAAAGGACTCCAATCAGCGATCTCGAATAGTTATTGCACATGTTGTGGCTCGCTCTAATCCCACCGGCCGACTGAGCTGCTCTGTGGCATTTATAGCTGGTTTTGTGCCCCAGCCTTATCATTAGCTCAGTGCCCGCATAAGCAACCTTTGCTGTCTTCTTtagaaataaatatacatacatacaaatgtacctacatatatatttgctcTTTGCATGGTAAAGTGTGAAATACATATCTTATATCACCGTGAGAAAAGGAAAATAAGACTTCCCGCtgtataattttaaaacaGCTTTTGCTTGATAACAATATCATtcatagtaaaaaaaaaaaagaaaactcagaCCCCCAATATCTAGATAATCATTTAAcccctctctctatctcatTGGAGTATTTGGCTCCCATTTACTGCACGCCATATGTACGCATTCTATAtaccatacatatatgtacgtattCCAAACTGGTCGGATGGGACGGTACGACTATAAAAAGTAACTCAAATTGAGAGCAATGACTTGCAATTGTCAAcacattttatatttaatacgCTATTTCGTGCAATCGCGAGAAAGTGCAACcagataaacgtttttttttttttaacaataatttaaataattatataataataattatataattgATACAAATCAAACAATTAATGTAATGAAAGGTATACACATACTCTTAAATGTTAAATCTATCGATTGGTTAAATTTCCAAATGATATAATATTAACTCTAAATCAAAACTAGAAATAATCTTATAATCCTCAACTCTTTGTTTTGATTACGATTAGTTGAAATCAGGATATTTGACAATTCAACAAACAAGTTTAATCTCTTTGGGAAGGGAATTACAAAGTCGGTAGACCCGATCAGTCCGGGTTTTTAGTTCACAACTGTCAAtcgaaaaatatttctttagaAATAATATTGAATCAGTTATTAATTTCGCtttatatttattgtattGATTGAGTATATATTCTTAATAAGAGTAAATAAGTACATCTGTTGCTGATTAGATGTGAAAGGTTTCTAAATAGTAGATATAGTATACACCTGTATCTGATATTATTATAGGCTTGGATGAGTATAGATGTGGATCggcatatatatgtagattaaTATACGTATTTAGCTTTGCTTAGAGTTTAGAACTCGATAATGCCAGGCAAATATTTGTCAATGAGTGATTGATAATATGGCCACAGGGCATCAATATCGGGCACCACCTCGCTCTTTGTGTAGAGATCGTAGCGACTAGAAGGAGAGAAGACGAAAGGAACATGAATATTCCCACCCGATTTGCATAATGATCAATTTGAATTGTGCTTACTTGAATATCAAGACCCACTTCTTGGTCTCCTCGTCCTTGGGGGCTTGCAGGTGTTTGTAGTCGCCGCCGTTGTGCCAGGGATAGAAGGAGTGGAATCGTATAATATTGCAGGCCACATCGGGTAACTTGGTCTTGTTGTGCTTGAGGACATTGTACATGTATTCGTCGTGTCCCCAGGACATGAGGATGTTATCCAATCCACAGTTGGGCTGGTAGATGCCGTACTCCGTGTTGTATCTCGGATCATCGCCATCAGGATTGCCCTCGAAGCTCTCTTCGCGGTATACAATACTGTCGCCCCATCGACAGCCGACGGCAAAGGTGTCACCCACCACTGCCCATTGTGGCTCATCGTAGAAGGCCATGATCTTTCCCAGGTCGTGAATCAGGGCGGTCAAGTGGAGCCAATCGTGTTCGGGGAATTCGGCGCGGGCGCGTTCAGCTGCCTGAAAGGCGTGGATGATATTGGGCAAATCCAAATCGGGATCCGATTCATCCACCAGGTCGTTCAACTTCTCCAAAGCCTGGCGTATAGTCATTTTGATGGTGTTAAATTTGAGCCAGTGATCACGACGTCCTTGAAAATGAAGAGAGAGTCAGACCAGGTCGATTCAAGACGCTCTTCTGGAGCTCTTACCCTTTACAAAGTCAACCGTTTGATTCAAATGCATCTGGCGATATGTTTGACGCACTCGCTCCTTCAGAGGATTACTGGTATCCACACTATAATCGCGGAAGGCTGAAGGATTCTTGTCGGCGAAGGTTGGCTCTGGTCGCAGCAGCTCCGAGGGATCCAGCAAATGGATGTGATTCTATGAAATATTACAGAAACATTACAACTCATTCAAAAGGAAGTCCGTGGGCCAATGGGCAACTGCCTTTACCTCTGCTAGCACTCTCATTTTGTGGGCTTGTCTGAATTTTGGGCAGCACTTCACACACAACTCActgaaattgaattgaattgtttCGCCCCGATATTCCAGGCTTTTATACCAAGCGCGAACGAATCGAAAATCTCACAATCAGAATCacttactatatatatacatatatatactttttatacTCATTTCGTGTGTATGTTCGAATGATTTATGGcatttttgttgcttctttTCAAAACACGAGCGTCCCTCCTCTCCTCTGGCACTCTTCTCTCACAATTCTGCTATCAATTCTCTAAGCAATACTATAAATACGTTTTCAATGTAATAAAATGCATAAGATCGGCCCAGAGCCTCTCTTCCTTTAGAGACTGCATTTCTGATTGCCCCTTATCTACTATGAATATTACATGCCATAAAATTTTTACTACTGAACTTGACCGATAAAATGTAAGTGGAGCAAGTGCAAGCTCAAGAAGATGCAATTGGTCGTTGGACGCCCTCAAACCCGAGGATGGGAGCTCCAAATAAAGCCTTTCCTTTGCTGCTAATAGGGAATACTCGAAGCGATCAAAGAGTTTTAAAAACCTCTTGAGTTTATTTGGAATACTGACATTAGTCTCGCAAATCAGATATGATTAAGTCGGGTTTTTCTGCCAGTGTACCGGCAATAACCTTGGACACTTGTTAGGCGGGCTGAATTCAATCCAGAGCCACATCGGAGCAGAGCAGCTGCCTAATCGTTGATCCATTCGGTACACCGTCATCGAACGCAGAAATAATGTGCCATCAAGGGGGGGATTGCCTAGAGGAAAGTTATCAGTCCAATGAGTCTGACAACAACATGACGTGGGTCCCCGATTCCGATTCCGAGTCCGATTCCTATGCCCATTTCTGTTCTCCACTCACGCCACGAGTGTGAGATTTCACACAAATGTCCACGACTGATCGGACTGATCAGTAAACGCGTAAAACTTGGAATTTCGATTCGATTAGTTGTCTTTGAGAGGGGCTGGTTCTACTATTGGTCTTGCCTTACTCGGAGGCGTAGTTCGTCATCGACGCCATGTCAATAAGTCTTATCAACTGCCAGTAGAGGTGATCCAATGATCGTGGAAAAGtttcataatatttataaatctGATTGATTACAATTTCAATAAACACGCTTAGCACGTGCTGAGAGAATAATTTCTTTCTAATAATAGCGGAAAGGATAAAAATTCGCTTTTGTGGATGGAGCTTTGACAGCCTTGACTAGTGCATCACCTAGTTCAATCCCATTAATAGTAGCGacattaattaaataatcatAAATAACCTATGTGTAGTCCGATCTATATATAGACACAAAGACCGAAAGGACAGGCCACCTCCTCAGACTATGAAAAACAAGCATGATCAATCAGAAAGTGGATCTAAGTGGGAACTGCCTAAAGATAACCGCCTTTAATTGCAGCTGTTAAACGTATGCGGCTCTGTACTTCATAGGATAGTTCCACTGTACCAAGTTATCAATAAATCATATTCGTCGTGTGCTTGACTTGACTTTCGCTAGACAAACTCTTCGAAATTGTATATTTATGATGACTTTTGATAGATTTTTGCACATGTTTGCCATAATTCATTGGCCAAATCTGACAGCTTGGGGTCATCATCGTTGGGCTCCACTCACAAGACGGGATTCCAGAAATGGACTTGGATCAGCCACCGATTAGGGTGGCAATTGTAACCAACTTTTTTGTCAGCCGGTTTGGACAATGTTTGTTAATGTTGGGAAATAATTATGTGAAAGTTACACAATTTAACGATTTTGGTGAAACTGAAACGAAATTAGGTGTTTAATTGATTTCCGagtatttaattggtattcgAAAACCAAGGCTAGCCTGACAATTTTTCTTCGATAgtgcctaaaagtatgccaCATCTTTAATACAATTTTAGGCAATGTATTGCAATATAATTTTGATGAccttttaaatatattaaaaaaattggaatttaacttttgaatagaaaatttcatttaccGCAAACTAAAAAACATAATCTTCATTTGCTgtattcaaaatataaactgattttatttaccaTAGTGTTAAAGTATGAAATCTTAGAATCTAGTAGGCGACAATTTTTCTTAAGAAATTCTAATGACCCTCGTATCCGGGGGTAAATtagtttatatttcatgctcagcgttggctacttAATAACGTGTGTGTGGAcgctttttgttttggttttaaacaaacttgaaaagttttttcttcATGTCccaatttggtttttgtttatctGAATTGGTGAAGACAATTCTCTGAcaattttctgagctattgtcataacATTTAATATTTGTCAGCATAATATACCCTTTAATGACTATGACGAATTGGAGCAAAATCGGATAACTATATAGCTGTCAATAGCTCAAATTCTCCGCATTGCTCTAGCCTAAAATTGTTGCCCGTTCTTTCGTCAACATTAGATTTATTATACATAACGTTTTCCAATTTGTCGGCTTTAGGTAAGAGAAGAGTAACAAGAAAACTTtcaagggtatagaaacttcGGCACGGCCGAAGTtagccctctggtttttttctatttttttgtaattcaTGAGTCttaagaaaaacattttgagGACTATGAAGCAGGTAAATGCTTGattatttaagtttttaattgaGATTGTTGGATAATATACCAGATTTTATGGGAATAAATTTAGTATACAATGGAGACAACGATTTTGAAGtatttgtttgtatttatAATTGATTTGTCGTATTAAATCACAGACTGATATAAAAAATGTCTAATCCCTTATTCTAAGGGAGGTGATTGTTTATGcctaatatatttttaaaactttaaatagAAATGCACAATGACATATGTAAGTCTTTTTTTCTCAGTGCTCTCGGTTTGGCCCAAAGTTAGAATAACTGGAAGCAATTATGTGTAGTCCGCTCGACACAACTCGAGGTCATTTCCCCATCTTTTTCTTCACACAGACAACAAATAGCTTTGtccaaaaatacaaacaacaacaacaacaaaaaaaaaaaacactcaaaatttTTCCATTGGATTTgttggttttcgttttttttgggGAATCTTCATCATTAGCTGAATCAGCATATTGCTTATATTATTGTTTATGGATCTAATGTTTTTGCCTTAGTGTTAttaatataattgaaattgcattttGATTCGTCTTGATATCAGAGAGCCTCGGGGGAAATA
The sequence above is a segment of the Drosophila willistoni isolate 14030-0811.24 chromosome XR unlocalized genomic scaffold, UCI_dwil_1.1 Seg143, whole genome shotgun sequence genome. Coding sequences within it:
- the LOC6645211 gene encoding esterase-5B, which codes for MCNNYSRSLIGVLLVCLWHQATTSDDSIIVDLPEYGKVQGRDNGFYLSFESIPYAEPPVGNLRFEPPQPFGGQWKDRAEPFDATQPPNLCMQWNQFTAGDDKLVGDEDCLKVSIYKPKNASRNTFPVVAHIHGGAFMFGGADQNGHDHVMRSGQVILVKISYRLGPLGFISAEDKDLSGNYGLKDQHLALKWIKQNIVHFGGEPENVLVLGHSAGGAAVHLQMLREDFQQVAKVAMSFSGTALDPWVILKGSRGRAFELGRYLGCGTSLTSLNLKECLKTKDAQQIVSAVRHFLIFNYVPFTPFGPVVEPDIDGAFLTESPTEIIKSGKYAHVPWMVSYVTEDGGYNAALLIEKRPPFGRQLLDELNDRWFDWAPYLLFYRDTIETIEHMDQYSWTLRDKYLGNQKFSLDTYLPLQQMFTDVLFKNQTQTAVDLHRKSSQSPVYAYVYDNPAEKGIGQILSQRSDIHFGTVHGDDYFLIFENVAREAQLRSDEKTISQNFINMLIDFVQSPNGSLSFGDCHFQNNVGSDKFQLLSINRNGCLNEQYDEFP
- the LOC6645212 gene encoding inositol oxygenase → MRVLAENHIHLLDPSELLRPEPTFADKNPSAFRDYSVDTSNPLKERVRQTYRQMHLNQTVDFVKGRRDHWLKFNTIKMTIRQALEKLNDLVDESDPDLDLPNIIHAFQAAERARAEFPEHDWLHLTALIHDLGKIMAFYDEPQWAVVGDTFAVGCRWGDSIVYREESFEGNPDGDDPRYNTEYGIYQPNCGLDNILMSWGHDEYMYNVLKHNKTKLPDVACNIIRFHSFYPWHNGGDYKHLQAPKDEETKKWVLIFNRYDLYTKSEVVPDIDALWPYYQSLIDKYLPGIIEF